In Asanoa sp. WMMD1127, one genomic interval encodes:
- a CDS encoding GGDEF domain-containing phosphodiesterase, whose translation MTADLTMRALSAPVEPVTLCEHLGTLIRDHGTGFAVARFAVYDYREIRSSLGAAAATELLDRISERLRARMEPDEVLSVLPDGDMLLVLNRTDRLEQRLQDLVERGSGWTSTVYGQLSAGAAPARPGDDGETVISRASLALEEASHRAPGAVTICGTPMDSSARQRVSLDIDLRRAVEADRLTVHYQPVVALDGGRIVGYEALARWPDQERGWVSPDAFIPAAERNGLIGDIGLRVLRRALRDKRRYGGCRDKWLSVNVSAVQLDDETFAGQVLRALNEEGIPGDQLRVEVTESALLSSARSRAQLIELRRAGIRVLVDDFGTGFSSLASVRRLPIDGIKISRELLHDEEPGLPDPTVVRAVRLLAAGAGVTDIIAEGVESALEVRTLAALGMPFAQGFHLGRPAPASRALRWPSGIIAHPN comes from the coding sequence GTGACAGCGGACCTGACGATGCGGGCGCTCTCGGCGCCGGTCGAGCCGGTTACTCTCTGTGAACATCTTGGTACGCTCATCCGTGATCACGGCACCGGGTTCGCGGTCGCCCGGTTCGCGGTCTACGACTATCGCGAGATCCGCAGCTCCCTGGGCGCCGCCGCGGCCACCGAACTGCTCGACCGGATCAGCGAGCGCCTGCGCGCCCGGATGGAGCCCGACGAGGTCCTGTCCGTTCTCCCGGATGGCGACATGCTGCTCGTCCTCAACCGCACCGACCGGCTCGAGCAGCGCCTGCAGGACCTCGTCGAACGTGGCAGCGGCTGGACCTCGACCGTCTACGGGCAGCTCAGCGCCGGCGCCGCCCCGGCCCGCCCCGGCGACGACGGCGAGACCGTGATCTCCCGCGCCAGCCTGGCCCTCGAGGAGGCCAGCCATCGGGCGCCGGGCGCCGTCACGATCTGCGGAACGCCGATGGACTCCAGCGCCCGCCAGCGCGTCTCGCTCGACATCGACCTGCGCCGGGCCGTCGAGGCCGACCGGCTCACGGTGCACTACCAGCCGGTGGTGGCCCTCGACGGCGGCCGGATCGTCGGCTACGAGGCGCTCGCCCGCTGGCCCGACCAGGAGCGCGGCTGGGTCTCCCCCGACGCCTTCATCCCGGCGGCGGAGCGCAACGGCCTGATCGGCGACATCGGCCTGCGGGTGCTCCGGCGGGCGCTGCGCGACAAGCGGCGCTACGGCGGCTGCCGCGACAAGTGGCTGTCGGTCAACGTCAGCGCCGTCCAGCTCGACGACGAGACCTTCGCGGGTCAGGTGCTGCGCGCGCTCAACGAGGAGGGCATCCCCGGCGACCAGCTGCGGGTCGAGGTGACCGAGTCGGCGCTGCTGTCGTCGGCCCGGTCCCGCGCCCAGTTGATCGAGCTGCGCCGCGCCGGCATACGCGTGCTGGTCGACGACTTCGGCACCGGCTTCTCGTCGCTGGCCAGCGTGCGGCGGCTGCCGATCGACGGCATCAAGATCTCCCGCGAGCTGCTCCACGACGAGGAGCCCGGACTGCCCGACCCGACGGTGGTACGGGCGGTCCGCCTGCTCGCCGCCGGCGCCGGCGTCACCGACATCATCGCCGAGGGCGTGGAGAGCGCGCTGGAGGTACGCACCCTCGCCGCCCTCGGCATGCCGTTCGCGCAGGGCTTCCACCTCGGCCGTCCGGCGCCGGCGTCACGCGCCCTGCGCTGGCCGAGCGGCATCATCGCCCACCCCAACTAG
- a CDS encoding oxidoreductase: MTTTTISGGVLRLADDVIITRMGYGAMQLAGPNVFGPPRDPEQAVAVLREAVARGVTHVDTSDYYGPVVVNRLIRRALHPYPDDLVIATKVGSRRMPDGRWVQSLHPEDLAAQVHDNLRNLGVDALDLVNLRVGGLHEAVEGSVAEAFGALAELREQGLIRHLGLSTVTASQLREARSIAPVVAVQNFYNLAQRADDALVDLVAAEGVAFVPYFPLGGFSPLQSTKLRDVAVRLEATPQQVALAWLLRRSPTMALIPGTSSVAHLRENLAAADLELPADALAELDLVGVGDDAARPAQGA, encoded by the coding sequence ATGACGACCACAACCATCTCCGGCGGCGTCCTTCGCCTGGCCGACGACGTGATCATCACCCGCATGGGGTACGGCGCCATGCAGCTGGCCGGTCCCAACGTGTTCGGCCCGCCGCGCGACCCCGAGCAGGCGGTCGCGGTGCTGCGCGAGGCCGTCGCGCGCGGCGTGACGCACGTCGACACGAGTGACTACTACGGCCCCGTCGTGGTGAACCGGTTGATCCGCCGGGCGCTCCACCCGTACCCCGACGATCTGGTCATCGCCACCAAGGTCGGCTCACGCCGCATGCCCGACGGCCGCTGGGTCCAGTCGCTGCACCCGGAGGACCTCGCGGCCCAGGTGCACGACAATCTGCGCAACCTCGGCGTCGACGCGCTGGACCTGGTCAACCTGCGGGTGGGCGGCCTGCACGAAGCCGTCGAAGGCTCGGTCGCGGAGGCGTTCGGCGCGCTGGCCGAGCTGCGCGAGCAGGGATTGATCAGGCATCTGGGGCTCAGCACCGTCACCGCGAGCCAGCTTCGCGAGGCCCGGTCGATCGCGCCCGTCGTGGCGGTGCAGAACTTCTACAACCTCGCCCAGCGGGCCGACGACGCGCTGGTCGACCTGGTGGCGGCAGAGGGCGTGGCCTTCGTGCCGTACTTCCCGCTGGGCGGCTTCTCGCCCCTGCAGTCGACCAAGCTGCGTGACGTCGCGGTCCGGCTGGAGGCCACGCCGCAGCAGGTCGCGCTGGCCTGGCTGCTACGGCGGTCGCCGACGATGGCACTGATCCCGGGTACGTCGTCGGTGGCGCACCTGCGCGAGAACCTCGCCGCCGCCGACCTGGAGCTGCCGGCGGACGCGCTCGCGGAACTCGACCTAGTTGGGGTGGGCGATGATGCCGCTCGGCCAGCGCAGGGCGCGTGA
- a CDS encoding helix-turn-helix transcriptional regulator, which translates to MESGNTLGDFLRAHRERITPEEVGLGRGVGVRRVPGLRREEVAMLAGISSDYYLRLEQGRDRHPSVQVLDALARVLRLDGDATAYLIRLSQPASRTASRAAAADVPESIRHLLDELTSPAYVQTRWLDVLAANRMAVALSPNLVPGVNRLRAAFLDPAERTFHRDWPEAVAHVVAGLRADATGHDDDPRLAALVGELSLKSEEFRQLWARHDVRRPAGRFSLMRHPEVGDLDLYADKLTIAGAEGLMLGVYHAEPGSESARSLALLGSLAAS; encoded by the coding sequence GTGGAGAGCGGCAACACGCTGGGCGACTTCCTGCGGGCTCATCGGGAACGGATCACGCCCGAAGAGGTCGGGCTCGGCCGGGGCGTGGGCGTGCGGCGGGTGCCCGGGCTGCGCCGCGAAGAGGTGGCGATGCTCGCCGGGATCAGCTCCGACTACTACCTGCGGCTCGAGCAGGGCCGCGACCGGCATCCGTCGGTGCAGGTACTGGACGCGCTCGCCCGGGTGTTGCGCCTGGACGGCGACGCCACCGCGTACCTGATCCGGCTCAGCCAGCCCGCCTCGCGCACCGCGAGCCGGGCGGCCGCCGCCGACGTCCCGGAGAGCATCCGGCACCTGCTCGACGAGCTCACCTCACCGGCGTACGTGCAGACCCGGTGGCTCGACGTGCTCGCCGCCAACCGGATGGCCGTGGCGTTGTCGCCCAACCTCGTCCCCGGCGTCAACCGGTTACGCGCCGCGTTCCTGGATCCGGCCGAGCGCACGTTCCACCGGGACTGGCCCGAGGCCGTCGCCCACGTCGTGGCCGGCCTGCGCGCCGACGCGACCGGGCACGACGACGACCCGCGGCTGGCCGCGTTGGTTGGCGAACTGTCGCTGAAGAGCGAGGAGTTCCGCCAGCTCTGGGCCCGACACGACGTGCGGCGACCGGCGGGCCGGTTCAGCCTGATGCGCCATCCCGAGGTCGGCGACCTGGACCTCTACGCGGACAAGCTGACCATCGCCGGCGCCGAGGGCCTGATGCTCGGGGTCTACCACGCCGAGCCGGGCAGCGAGTCGGCCCGCTCGCTCGCGCTGCTCGGCTCGCTCGCCGCTTCCTGA
- a CDS encoding DeoR/GlpR family DNA-binding transcription regulator, whose amino-acid sequence MYAEERQEEILRLARAQGRVDVTALADGFQVTAETIRRDLTVLERAGVLRRVHGGAIPVERIGFEPALAARDSVLITEKERIAKAALAELPDEGAVILDAGSTTARLAQALPTDRELSVVVNSPVLATVLGTRANLTVLLLGGRVRGKTLATVDDWALRPLADMYVDVAFMGTNGCSVERGLTTPDPAEATVKRAMIAAARRVVLLADHTKIGNDYLARFGRLADLDVLITDTGVDDELAGDVEAAGVRVVRA is encoded by the coding sequence ATGTACGCGGAGGAGCGGCAAGAAGAGATCCTGCGGCTCGCCCGCGCCCAGGGTCGGGTCGACGTGACCGCGCTCGCCGACGGCTTCCAGGTGACCGCCGAGACGATCCGCCGCGACCTGACCGTGCTCGAACGGGCCGGGGTGCTCCGCCGTGTCCATGGTGGAGCGATCCCGGTCGAGCGGATCGGCTTCGAGCCGGCGCTCGCCGCCCGCGACTCCGTGCTGATCACCGAGAAGGAGCGGATCGCCAAGGCGGCCCTGGCCGAGCTGCCCGACGAGGGCGCGGTGATCCTCGACGCGGGCAGCACCACCGCGCGGCTCGCGCAGGCCCTGCCCACCGACCGCGAGCTGTCCGTCGTCGTCAACTCGCCCGTGCTGGCCACCGTGCTCGGCACCCGGGCCAACCTCACCGTGCTGCTGCTGGGCGGCCGGGTCCGCGGCAAGACCCTGGCCACCGTCGACGACTGGGCGTTGCGCCCGCTCGCCGACATGTACGTGGACGTCGCGTTCATGGGCACCAACGGCTGCTCCGTCGAACGTGGGCTGACCACACCGGACCCGGCCGAGGCGACGGTCAAGCGGGCGATGATCGCCGCCGCCCGCCGGGTCGTCCTGCTGGCCGACCACACCAAGATCGGCAACGACTACCTGGCCCGGTTCGGCCGGCTGGCCGACCTCGACGTGCTGATCACCGACACGGGCGTCGACGACGAGCTGGCGGGCGACGTCGAGGCGGCGGGCGTCCGGGTGGTCCGGGCATGA
- a CDS encoding hexose kinase, with translation MIVTVTLNPSLDRAIEIDDLTRGDVIRARSAHLDPGGKGVNVSRALLANGVASRAVLPCGGDEGAHLVRLLAEEGVDLVAVPIGGHTRSNITLAEPDGTVTKVNEPGPTLSGLEFDAVAAQVLAAAGAAGWVVVCGSLPPGVTPSAFGRLCGRIVAAGVRLAVDTSGPALRAAAEAGAHLVKPNREELSEVVGHALPARSDVVAAADEVRAWGAGAVLASLGADGAILVTAHTVVSGAAPVPAPRSSVGAGDALLAGFLAALTRSESRAAEAVANGGGPDSHSAAGGNADARGTSDSNPSQVSAAAAGSTGNAGSTGNAGSTGTAGSTGNAGSTGTAGSTGTAGSTGTVGAAGTGRSAAVGGSRAAARSVGADRGERIGGGGEDGVSHRGPAGGDRRGRALRPDLEAALAEGLAWGAAAVSLPGSRMPRPDDLRREAVVIHSDSDLVRTSPQG, from the coding sequence ATGATCGTCACCGTCACCCTCAACCCGAGCCTCGACCGGGCGATCGAGATCGACGACCTGACCCGGGGCGACGTCATCCGGGCCCGCTCGGCCCACCTGGACCCGGGCGGCAAGGGCGTCAACGTGTCCCGCGCGCTGCTCGCCAACGGCGTCGCGTCGCGCGCGGTCCTCCCCTGCGGCGGCGACGAGGGCGCGCACCTCGTCCGCCTGCTCGCCGAGGAGGGCGTTGACCTGGTCGCCGTCCCGATCGGCGGCCACACCCGCTCCAACATCACCCTCGCCGAACCCGACGGCACGGTCACCAAGGTCAACGAACCCGGACCCACCCTTTCCGGGCTCGAGTTCGACGCGGTGGCGGCGCAGGTCCTGGCCGCGGCGGGCGCGGCCGGCTGGGTGGTCGTCTGCGGCAGCCTGCCGCCGGGCGTCACCCCGTCGGCCTTCGGCCGGCTGTGCGGTCGCATCGTGGCGGCGGGGGTGCGGCTGGCGGTCGACACGAGCGGCCCGGCGCTGCGGGCGGCGGCGGAGGCGGGCGCACATCTGGTCAAGCCCAACCGCGAGGAACTGTCCGAAGTGGTCGGTCACGCCTTGCCGGCCCGGTCGGACGTGGTCGCGGCCGCCGACGAGGTACGCGCCTGGGGCGCCGGCGCGGTCCTGGCCAGCCTGGGCGCCGACGGCGCCATCCTGGTCACCGCCCACACCGTCGTCAGCGGCGCGGCCCCGGTCCCGGCGCCCCGCAGCTCCGTCGGCGCCGGCGACGCCTTGCTGGCGGGGTTCCTGGCCGCCTTGACCCGATCTGAGAGCCGCGCCGCGGAGGCCGTCGCCAACGGTGGGGGTCCGGACAGCCACTCAGCCGCGGGTGGGAACGCTGACGCCCGCGGCACATCCGACTCGAACCCGAGCCAAGTCAGCGCCGCCGCGGCCGGCTCGACCGGCAACGCCGGCTCGACCGGCAACGCCGGCTCGACCGGCACCGCCGGCTCGACCGGCAACGCCGGCTCGACCGGCACCGCCGGCTCGACCGGCACCGCCGGCTCGACCGGCACCGTCGGCGCGGCCGGCACCGGCCGCTCCGCTGCCGTCGGCGGATCCCGCGCCGCAGCCCGATCGGTCGGCGCCGACCGCGGCGAGCGGATAGGCGGGGGCGGCGAGGACGGAGTTTCTCATCGCGGTCCCGCCGGCGGCGATCGTCGCGGCCGGGCTCTGCGGCCGGACCTCGAGGCCGCGCTGGCCGAAGGGCTGGCGTGGGGCGCGGCGGCGGTCAGCCTGCCCGGTAGCCGCATGCCACGCCCCGACGACCTCCGCCGGGAGGCCGTTGTGATCCATTCCGATTCCGATCTCGTCCGGACGAGCCCGCAGGGCTGA
- a CDS encoding PTS mannitol transporter subunit IICB produces the protein MTTTEERGYTPAVQGTGFRATVQRFGGNLAAMIMPNIGAFIAWGLITALFIPTGWIPNDDFGQLVNPMIFFLLPILIGYTGGRLVHGQRGAVVGAVATVGVAVGAGAVMGTELENASPMFLGAMIIGPATAWLLKQFDNLVEDRIRPGFEMLVNNFSAGIIGGGMALIGAWAIGPVMRTVTNAAGDAVSWLVDRNLLPLASVLVEPAKVLFLNNAINHGVFGPLGVAEAAETGKSILFMIESNPGPGLGLLLAFFFFGPRNLRATAPAAMIIQFLGGIHEIYFPYVLMKPRLIIAMIAGGAAGVGTFMITDAGLTATPSPGSIFAYFAVTPRGGYIPMLLGVVISAGVTFAVAAALLGFGRLEPKEEPTTADGDAAAVPPDADPQPGTQPDRDREPAGVAAAVPEQRTTA, from the coding sequence GTGACAACTACCGAGGAACGCGGCTACACGCCCGCGGTGCAGGGCACCGGATTCCGCGCCACCGTGCAGCGGTTCGGCGGCAATCTGGCGGCCATGATCATGCCCAACATCGGCGCGTTCATCGCCTGGGGTCTGATCACCGCGCTGTTCATCCCGACCGGCTGGATACCGAACGACGACTTCGGGCAGCTGGTCAACCCGATGATCTTCTTCCTGCTGCCGATCCTGATCGGCTACACCGGCGGCCGGCTGGTGCACGGGCAGCGCGGCGCCGTCGTGGGCGCCGTCGCCACCGTCGGCGTCGCGGTCGGCGCCGGCGCCGTGATGGGCACCGAGCTCGAGAACGCGTCGCCGATGTTCCTCGGCGCGATGATCATCGGGCCGGCCACCGCCTGGTTGCTCAAGCAGTTCGACAACCTGGTCGAGGACCGCATCCGGCCGGGCTTCGAGATGCTGGTCAACAACTTCTCCGCCGGCATCATCGGCGGCGGCATGGCGCTGATCGGCGCGTGGGCGATCGGCCCCGTCATGCGTACGGTCACCAACGCCGCCGGCGACGCGGTCAGCTGGCTGGTCGACCGCAACCTGCTGCCGTTGGCCTCCGTGCTCGTCGAGCCGGCCAAGGTGCTGTTCCTCAACAACGCCATCAACCACGGCGTGTTCGGGCCGCTCGGCGTGGCCGAGGCCGCCGAGACCGGCAAGTCCATCCTGTTCATGATCGAGTCGAACCCGGGCCCGGGCCTCGGCCTGCTGCTCGCGTTCTTCTTCTTCGGCCCGCGCAACCTGCGCGCCACCGCCCCGGCCGCCATGATCATCCAGTTCCTCGGCGGCATCCACGAGATCTACTTCCCGTACGTGCTGATGAAGCCCCGCCTGATCATCGCCATGATCGCCGGTGGCGCGGCCGGTGTCGGCACCTTCATGATCACTGACGCCGGTCTCACCGCGACGCCCTCGCCCGGCAGCATCTTCGCGTACTTCGCGGTCACCCCACGCGGCGGTTACATCCCGATGCTGCTCGGCGTGGTGATCTCCGCCGGCGTCACGTTCGCCGTGGCCGCCGCGCTGCTCGGCTTCGGCCGCCTCGAACCCAAGGAGGAGCCGACGACCGCCGACGGCGACGCGGCCGCCGTACCCCCGGATGCCGATCCTCAGCCCGGCACCCAGCCCGACCGTGACCGCGAGCCCGCCGGCGTCGCCGCCGCGGTCCCGGAGCAACGCACCACCGCCTGA
- a CDS encoding PTS lactose transporter subunit IIB, which yields MANIKGSDIQKVVVACDAGMGSSVMLASQLRRQLKKHRVTVEHTPVNSIPADADVVVCHAGLADRARGSAPGKVIVPVQVFIGDPAVTRLVKVVESGGELDG from the coding sequence ATGGCCAACATCAAGGGCAGCGACATCCAGAAGGTGGTCGTGGCCTGCGACGCCGGCATGGGCAGCAGCGTCATGCTCGCCAGCCAGCTGCGGCGCCAGCTCAAGAAGCACCGGGTCACCGTCGAGCACACGCCGGTCAACTCGATCCCGGCCGACGCGGACGTGGTGGTCTGCCACGCCGGCCTGGCCGACCGGGCCCGGGGCAGCGCTCCCGGCAAGGTGATCGTGCCGGTCCAGGTGTTCATCGGCGATCCGGCCGTCACCCGGCTGGTCAAGGTCGTCGAGTCCGGCGGCGAGCTCGATGGCTGA
- a CDS encoding PTS sugar transporter subunit IIA: MAEGLGALLDPAAIRLTETAADRDAAIRRCGEVLVEVGAVAPAYVAAMLEREQSISTYVGEGVAIPHGTLAGKDTVLRDALAVLRFPAGVDWGGQPVSVCVAIAARGDGHVEVLGELAQILLDPDRAAALRAATDQQTVYDLLTPIEETA, from the coding sequence ATGGCTGAGGGCCTGGGCGCGCTGCTGGACCCGGCCGCCATCCGGCTCACCGAGACGGCCGCCGACCGCGACGCCGCCATCCGGCGCTGCGGCGAGGTGCTGGTCGAGGTGGGCGCGGTCGCCCCGGCCTACGTGGCCGCGATGCTCGAACGCGAGCAGTCCATCTCGACGTACGTCGGTGAGGGTGTCGCCATCCCGCACGGCACCCTGGCCGGCAAGGACACGGTGCTGCGGGACGCCCTCGCGGTGCTGCGTTTCCCGGCCGGCGTCGACTGGGGCGGCCAGCCGGTGAGCGTCTGCGTGGCCATCGCGGCCCGCGGCGACGGGCACGTCGAGGTGCTCGGCGAGCTGGCGCAGATCCTGCTCGACCCCGACCGGGCCGCGGCGTTGCGCGCGGCCACCGACCAGCAGACGGTCTACGACCTGTTGACCCCGATCGAGGAGACGGCATGA
- a CDS encoding zinc-dependent dehydrogenase: MKVVRFHAPGDVRIEDAPEPTRTGGDVLIRVHNCSTCGTDVKIFKFGHHHIRPPRVMGHEIAGEVVDGGDTGWQAGDRVQVIAAIPCGQCGECRRGRMTVCPNQESMGYHYDGGFAELMLVPAKVLAVDGLNRIPSGIGYAEASVAEPLACVLNGQELARVGEGDDVVVMGAGPIGCLHVRLARARGARRVFLVDLNAERLALSASRVEPDAAICGADTDVVDEVRKLTDGRGADVVITAAAAKAAQEQAFALCARQARISFFGGLPKDDPVIRVDSNLVHYQELTIVGANGSSPTHNKRALDLIASGAVPVADLITHRLPVTEALEAFDIVARGAAIKVTIEP; encoded by the coding sequence ATGAAGGTCGTGCGCTTCCACGCGCCCGGCGACGTACGCATCGAGGACGCCCCCGAACCCACCCGCACCGGCGGCGACGTGCTGATCCGCGTGCACAACTGCTCCACCTGCGGCACCGACGTCAAGATCTTCAAGTTCGGGCACCACCACATCCGCCCGCCGCGGGTGATGGGCCACGAGATCGCCGGCGAGGTCGTCGACGGCGGCGACACCGGTTGGCAGGCCGGCGACCGCGTGCAGGTGATCGCCGCGATCCCCTGTGGACAGTGCGGCGAGTGCCGGCGCGGCCGGATGACCGTGTGCCCCAACCAGGAGTCGATGGGCTACCACTACGACGGCGGCTTCGCGGAGCTGATGCTCGTACCCGCCAAGGTCCTCGCCGTCGACGGTCTCAACCGGATCCCATCGGGCATCGGGTACGCCGAGGCGTCGGTCGCCGAACCCCTCGCGTGCGTGCTGAACGGGCAGGAACTGGCCCGGGTCGGCGAGGGCGACGACGTCGTCGTGATGGGGGCGGGCCCGATCGGCTGCCTGCACGTGCGGCTGGCCCGGGCCCGGGGCGCCCGCCGCGTGTTCCTGGTGGACCTCAACGCGGAACGGCTGGCGTTGTCGGCGTCGCGCGTCGAACCGGACGCGGCGATCTGCGGTGCCGACACCGACGTCGTCGACGAGGTCCGCAAGCTCACCGACGGCCGGGGCGCCGACGTGGTGATCACCGCGGCGGCGGCCAAGGCGGCGCAGGAGCAGGCGTTCGCGCTGTGCGCCCGGCAGGCCCGGATCAGCTTCTTCGGCGGGCTGCCCAAGGACGACCCGGTGATCAGGGTGGACAGCAACCTCGTGCACTACCAGGAGCTGACGATCGTCGGCGCCAACGGCTCCAGCCCGACGCACAACAAGCGCGCGCTGGACCTGATCGCCTCCGGCGCGGTCCCGGTCGCCGACCTGATCACCCACCGCCTGCCCGTGACGGAGGCGCTGGAGGCGTTCGACATCGTCGCCCGCGGCGCCGCCATCAAGGTCACCATCGAGCCCTAG
- a CDS encoding HPr family phosphocarrier protein produces the protein MPSRTVTVGSRTGLHARPAALFVAAAGAAPLPVKINVEGRKPVPANSMLSVLSLGAKQGTEVTITAEGDGADAVLDDLAALLARDLDAEEAGSNG, from the coding sequence ATGCCGTCCCGCACCGTGACCGTCGGTTCGCGTACCGGCCTGCACGCCCGCCCGGCCGCCCTCTTCGTCGCGGCCGCGGGCGCCGCTCCCCTGCCGGTGAAGATCAACGTCGAGGGCCGCAAGCCCGTACCCGCCAACAGCATGCTGTCCGTCCTGTCGCTGGGCGCCAAGCAGGGCACCGAGGTGACCATCACCGCCGAGGGCGACGGCGCCGACGCGGTGCTCGACGACCTGGCCGCCCTGCTGGCCCGCGACCTGGACGCGGAGGAGGCTGGGTCCAATGGCTGA
- the ptsP gene encoding phosphoenolpyruvate--protein phosphotransferase, with protein MADPAVAATGTAEPASDDAAMEAGGAAVAKTAGGATVEASAISSSEPLRGIGVSPGFAAGPVCRAGAAPRMPAPRTVSDVEAELAGAAAALRAVAAELARRADATHDATAAEILRAQVMMAEDPVLDEAVADAIRAGSDAPHAIDAAFAVHRQAFLEAGGYLAERVADLDDLRDRAVAVSSGAPMPGIPSPDDPFVLVATDLAPADTAGLDPERVLALVTEAGGPTSHTAILARSLGIPAVVRCGGAAGLRDGMVVAVDGAAGTVRVGVDEATVADSRRREQDRRARAAASTGPGRTADGWAVELLANVGTAADPVAGAEGVGLFRTELLYLDRQQAPSHDEQVEAYAAVFDALGGRKIVVRTLDAGADKPLPFLDQSGEPNPALGVRGVRLARRDPALLDGQLAAIAAAAARTGATAWVMAPMIATPAEARDFVSRARAAGLPSAGVMVEIPAAALRVRALLREVDFLSVGTNDLSQYAFAADRMCGDLAELLDPWQPGLLDLIAMCARAGRAAGKPVGICGEAAADPGLAPVFAGLGITSLSMPARAIPAVRDALAVHTRDECERIAGAVLAADDPEGARAAATA; from the coding sequence ATGGCTGACCCCGCGGTGGCCGCGACCGGCACCGCTGAGCCGGCTTCGGACGACGCCGCCATGGAGGCGGGTGGTGCTGCCGTCGCGAAGACGGCGGGCGGTGCGACGGTGGAGGCTTCGGCGATAAGTAGTAGTGAGCCGCTGCGCGGGATCGGGGTGTCGCCCGGGTTCGCGGCCGGGCCGGTGTGCCGGGCCGGTGCCGCGCCGCGGATGCCGGCCCCGCGCACCGTGTCCGATGTGGAGGCTGAGCTGGCCGGCGCGGCGGCGGCGCTGCGGGCGGTCGCGGCCGAGCTGGCCCGGCGCGCGGACGCCACTCACGACGCCACCGCGGCCGAGATCCTCCGGGCCCAGGTCATGATGGCCGAGGACCCGGTGCTCGACGAGGCGGTGGCCGACGCGATCCGCGCGGGCTCCGACGCGCCGCACGCGATCGACGCGGCGTTCGCGGTGCATCGGCAGGCGTTCCTGGAGGCGGGCGGGTACCTGGCCGAGCGGGTGGCCGACCTCGACGACCTCCGCGACCGCGCGGTGGCGGTCTCCAGCGGCGCGCCGATGCCGGGCATCCCGTCGCCCGACGACCCGTTCGTGCTCGTCGCGACCGACCTCGCCCCGGCCGACACCGCCGGCCTCGACCCGGAGCGGGTGCTCGCGCTGGTCACCGAGGCCGGCGGGCCGACGAGCCACACCGCGATCCTGGCGCGCTCGCTGGGCATCCCGGCGGTCGTCCGCTGCGGCGGGGCGGCCGGCCTCCGCGACGGCATGGTGGTCGCCGTCGACGGCGCCGCCGGCACGGTGCGGGTCGGGGTCGACGAGGCGACCGTCGCCGACAGCCGGCGGCGCGAGCAGGACCGCCGGGCGCGCGCGGCCGCCTCGACGGGACCGGGCCGCACGGCCGACGGATGGGCGGTCGAGCTGCTCGCCAACGTGGGCACGGCCGCCGACCCGGTCGCCGGCGCCGAGGGGGTCGGGCTGTTCCGCACCGAGCTGCTCTACCTCGACCGCCAGCAGGCGCCGAGCCACGACGAGCAGGTCGAGGCGTACGCGGCCGTGTTCGACGCCCTCGGCGGCCGCAAGATCGTGGTGCGCACGCTGGACGCGGGCGCCGACAAGCCGCTGCCGTTCCTGGACCAGTCCGGCGAACCGAACCCGGCGCTGGGCGTACGCGGCGTGCGCCTCGCCCGTCGCGACCCCGCCCTGCTCGACGGCCAACTCGCGGCCATCGCGGCGGCCGCCGCCCGCACCGGCGCGACCGCGTGGGTGATGGCGCCGATGATCGCGACGCCGGCCGAGGCCCGCGACTTCGTCAGCCGGGCCCGCGCCGCCGGCCTGCCCTCCGCCGGCGTGATGGTCGAGATCCCGGCCGCGGCGCTGCGGGTCCGCGCGCTGCTGCGCGAGGTCGACTTCCTGTCGGTCGGGACCAACGACCTGAGCCAGTACGCGTTCGCCGCCGACCGCATGTGCGGCGACCTCGCGGAACTGCTCGACCCGTGGCAGCCGGGGCTGCTGGACCTGATCGCCATGTGCGCCCGCGCCGGGCGCGCGGCCGGCAAGCCGGTCGGCATCTGCGGCGAGGCCGCGGCCGATCCGGGCCTGGCGCCGGTCTTCGCCGGCCTCGGCATCACGAGCCTGTCGATGCCGGCCCGAGCGATCCCCGCGGTCCGCGACGCGTTGGCGGTCCACACCCGCGACGAATGCGAACGCATCGCCGGCGCCGTCCTGGCCGCCGACGATCCGGAAGGCGCCCGAGCGGCGGCAACCGCCTAA
- a CDS encoding GNAT family N-acetyltransferase, translating into MTDLRRATPRDLAAILDDLPAYWGDRDVRHLHHPMFVREFGDTAFVSGAVDGYLFGFVAPAHVGYIHAVAVHRRARGTGVGRHLYKAFADAARARGATRLKAITGPANADSIRFHERLGFTAALAADYSGPGQDRVILTRDLP; encoded by the coding sequence ATGACTGACCTGCGCCGCGCCACCCCACGCGACCTGGCCGCGATCCTCGACGACCTCCCCGCGTACTGGGGCGATCGCGACGTCCGCCACCTCCACCACCCGATGTTCGTCCGCGAGTTCGGCGACACCGCCTTCGTCTCGGGCGCGGTCGACGGCTACCTGTTCGGCTTCGTCGCCCCCGCCCACGTCGGCTACATCCACGCGGTCGCGGTGCACCGGCGCGCCCGCGGGACGGGAGTCGGCCGCCACCTCTACAAAGCGTTCGCGGACGCGGCCCGGGCGCGCGGCGCCACCCGCCTCAAGGCCATCACCGGCCCGGCCAACGCGGACTCGATCCGCTTCCACGAACGGCTCGGCTTCACCGCGGCCCTGGCCGCCGACTACAGCGGCCCCGGCCAGGACCGCGTGATCCTCACCCGCGACCTGCCCTAG